One segment of Ipomoea triloba cultivar NCNSP0323 chromosome 12, ASM357664v1 DNA contains the following:
- the LOC115999496 gene encoding uncharacterized protein LOC115999496, translating to MDQEFNALLHNDTWCLVPVKPGMNVIGCKWVFRTKRKTDRIVEHHKARLVAKGFNQVFLLVYVDDILLIGLNSNLISSLLQRLSIVFKIRDLGTPSFFLGIEIVFVDGGA from the exons ATGGATCAAGAGTTCAATGCATTGCTTCACAATGACACATGGTGTTTGGTACCAGTGAAACCTGGGATGAATGTCATTGGTTGCAAATGGGTGTTCCGCACGAAGCGTAAAACTGATAGGATAGTAGAGCATCACAAAGCTCGTTTGGTAGCAAAAGGTTTCAATCAG GTTTTCCTCCTggtatatgttgatgatattctcCTGATTGGTCTTAACTCCAATTTGATCTCCTCTTTGCTTCAACGCTTATCCATTGTGTTTAAGATTCGTGATCTAGGCACACCCAGTTTCTTTCTTGGCATTGAAATAGTCTTTGTTGATGGTGGGGCCTAG
- the LOC115999498 gene encoding uncharacterized protein LOC115999498 — translation MTECKPLATLVFCSHSSPSSKESFDNPTRYHSLLGALQYLTVTRPNLSFVVNQLCQHMHSQTVEHWGLLKRALRYVKDQKSTSGFVVFLGSNMVSWVCRKQHIVAWSSTEAEYKGLANVVVEVTWIVSLLRELDKTCGGDYHFVCDEVASSELQVNFISTRDKLADIFTKALSTLQFEFLRDKLNVVPSHPCA, via the exons ATGACTGAGTGTAAGCCACTTGCTACTCTTGTTTTCTGTTCACATTCGTCTCCGTCATCTAAAGAGTCATTTGACAATCCGACGAGGTATCATAGTTTGCTAGGGGCTCTGCAGTATTTAACGGTAACCAGGCCTAACTTGTCTTTTGTTGTGAACCAACTTTGCCAGCATATGCACTCTCAGACAGTGGAGCATTGGGGCCTATTGAAGCGTGCGCTGCGCTATGTGAAGG ATCAAAAATCTACGAGTGGTTTTGTTGTGTTCTTGGGCAGTAATATGGTGTCATGGGTGTGTCGCAAGCAACATATTGTTGCATGGTCTTCTACAGAGGCTGAATACAAGGGTCTTGCAAATGTTGTTGTTGAGGTTACTTGGATTGTTTCTTTGCTTCGTGAGCTCG ACAAAACATGTGGAGGTGACTATCATTTTGTTTGTGACGAGGTGGCTTCCAGTGAACTGCAGGTTAATTTTATCTCCACTAGGGATAAGTTAGCGGATATTTTCACTAAAGCATTGTCGACTTTGCAATTCGAATTTCTTCgagacaagctcaatgttgtacCCAGTCACCCTTGTGCTTGA